In Arthrobacter sp. MN05-02, one genomic interval encodes:
- a CDS encoding ABC transporter permease: MTTTTPEQATAPVPPRPDAAKKRRRRVDMRQYGILAALAVIILLFQVLTGGRLLYPGNVSNLIQQNAYVLILAIGMVIVIIAGHIDLSVGSIVATVGAVAALSMNSWGLPWGAAVALSLLVGALIGAWQGFWVAFVGIPAFIVTLAGMLVFRGVALVLLTGGTISGLPRAFNSIGSGTLPATGTPDLITLGIGALASLALVAQQLKGRADLRRLNLPRERTLSFVLKIAIAVVAIMYLCYLLAYNRGTPIILIILATLVLLYSFLLSRTVFGRHVYAMGGNLYAAMMSGVKTKWVNFFIFVNMGFLAGLAGVVSTARAGSAVASAGGSFELDAIAAVFIGGAAVQGGVGTVVGAVIGGLVMGVLNQGLSILSVDAAWQQVIKGLVLLLAVAFDVYSKRRTGR, encoded by the coding sequence ATGACCACCACCACTCCCGAGCAGGCCACGGCTCCGGTCCCGCCGCGCCCGGATGCCGCCAAGAAGAGGCGACGCCGGGTCGACATGCGGCAGTACGGCATCCTCGCCGCCCTCGCCGTCATCATCCTCCTGTTCCAGGTCCTCACCGGCGGTCGCCTCCTGTACCCGGGCAACGTGAGCAACCTGATCCAGCAGAACGCCTACGTGCTCATCCTCGCGATCGGGATGGTGATCGTCATCATCGCGGGGCATATCGACCTGTCCGTCGGCTCGATCGTCGCGACGGTCGGCGCCGTGGCTGCGCTCTCCATGAACAGCTGGGGGCTCCCGTGGGGCGCCGCCGTCGCACTGTCGCTCCTCGTGGGCGCACTGATCGGAGCCTGGCAGGGCTTCTGGGTCGCCTTCGTGGGCATACCGGCCTTCATCGTGACCCTCGCGGGCATGCTGGTCTTCCGCGGCGTGGCCCTCGTACTGCTGACCGGCGGAACGATCAGCGGGCTGCCGCGGGCCTTCAACTCGATCGGCTCGGGCACGCTGCCTGCCACCGGCACACCGGACCTGATCACGCTCGGCATCGGCGCCCTGGCGTCCCTGGCCCTCGTGGCGCAGCAGCTCAAGGGACGTGCCGATCTCCGGCGCCTCAACCTCCCCCGCGAGCGCACTCTGTCCTTCGTCCTGAAGATCGCCATCGCCGTCGTCGCCATCATGTATCTGTGCTACCTGCTCGCGTACAACCGCGGTACGCCGATCATCCTGATCATCCTCGCGACCCTCGTCCTGCTGTACTCGTTCCTGCTCTCACGGACCGTGTTCGGCCGGCACGTCTATGCGATGGGCGGGAACCTCTACGCGGCCATGATGTCCGGTGTGAAGACGAAGTGGGTCAACTTCTTCATCTTCGTGAACATGGGCTTCCTGGCCGGCCTCGCCGGCGTCGTCAGCACGGCGCGTGCCGGCAGCGCCGTGGCATCGGCGGGAGGCAGTTTCGAGCTCGACGCCATCGCTGCCGTCTTCATCGGTGGCGCGGCCGTGCAGGGCGGCGTCGGGACCGTGGTGGGCGCGGTGATCGGCGGCCTGGTCATGGGCGTCCTGAACCAGGGGCTGTCCATCCTCTCGGTGGACGCAGCCTGGCAGCAGGTCATCAAGGGCCTCGTCCTCCTGCTCGCCGTCGCCTTCGACGTCTACAGCAAGCGCCGCACCGGCCGCTGA
- a CDS encoding membrane protein has protein sequence MDNLSRERSPSTAAGADTDTPPFARPRAFGLLLLATGITGWIAAAVLILEKLQLLQDPDHVTSCDINPWVSCGQVMETWQSELFGFPNPFIGLVGFTVIITTGMGLLAGARFARWYWVGVQAGVTLGAVFAAWLWSQALFEIYILCLYCMIVWAAMIPLFILATVRNMVHGVMPAPAALTRWLAAWVGPIIAVTYIAVAASLFFRFLHVFI, from the coding sequence ATGGACAACCTCTCTCGCGAGCGGTCCCCGAGCACGGCGGCGGGAGCCGACACCGACACGCCACCCTTCGCCCGCCCCCGAGCCTTCGGCCTGCTCCTGTTGGCCACCGGCATCACCGGCTGGATCGCGGCTGCCGTCCTGATCCTCGAGAAGCTCCAGCTCCTGCAGGACCCGGACCACGTCACGAGCTGCGACATCAATCCCTGGGTGTCCTGTGGACAGGTCATGGAGACCTGGCAGTCGGAGCTCTTCGGCTTCCCCAACCCCTTCATCGGTCTCGTGGGCTTCACCGTCATCATCACCACCGGCATGGGCCTGCTCGCCGGCGCCCGGTTCGCCCGCTGGTACTGGGTGGGCGTGCAGGCAGGTGTCACGCTCGGGGCCGTCTTCGCGGCCTGGCTGTGGAGCCAGGCCCTGTTCGAGATCTACATCCTCTGCCTCTACTGCATGATCGTCTGGGCGGCGATGATCCCCCTGTTCATCCTCGCCACCGTCCGGAACATGGTCCACGGCGTCATGCCCGCACCCGCCGCCCTCACCCGATGGCTGGCGGCTTGGGTCGGACCCATCATCGCCGTCACCTACATCGCCGTCGCAGCCTCCTTGTTCTTCCGCTTCCTGCACGTCTTCATCTGA
- a CDS encoding transcriptional regulator, with translation MYYVGMDTLTHHSVLAGFGYALSDPVRACVLLALRDAPSYPGELAELAGVSKQRLSNHLTCLRGCGLVVAVPEGRRVRYELADPKLGDALTALLSVVAVSETECCCTDEENHVSGRACC, from the coding sequence ATGTACTATGTGGGGATGGATACGCTCACTCATCACTCGGTGCTCGCCGGGTTCGGCTACGCCCTGTCGGATCCGGTGCGTGCCTGCGTCCTGCTGGCCCTCCGGGATGCTCCGTCCTATCCGGGTGAGCTGGCCGAGCTGGCAGGTGTGAGCAAGCAGCGGTTGTCGAATCATCTGACGTGCCTGCGCGGATGCGGGCTGGTCGTCGCCGTTCCCGAGGGGCGGCGGGTCCGGTACGAGCTGGCGGACCCGAAACTGGGGGACGCACTGACAGCCCTCCTGAGCGTCGTCGCGGTCAGTGAGACCGAGTGCTGCTGCACCGATGAAGAGAATCACGTCTCTGGAAGGGCCTGCTGCTGA
- the lipW gene encoding esterase, whose protein sequence is MTVFHPDLAAGRWIPPLSFGPRLARLANAPRRRAADIPEDLLVDEIAVPGADGAPDVGVRLIRPRTLVGKAPALLWLHGGGMVLGTSSQDDATNFAFARTLGITVASVDYRLSPQHTAPAALEDAYAALTWLATHAEEKGIDTDRIAIGGQSAGGGLAAGLALLTHDRGGVRPAFQLLVYPMIDDRTVVRTDADTRHVRVWTPGSNRFGWTSYLGRAPGGPGVSPYAAPARREDLTGLPPAWIGVGFLDLFFDEDTTYAARLQEAGVPCELVVVDGAFHGFDTLFARKGVSRRFWRAQAGALRNALSTR, encoded by the coding sequence ATGACCGTATTCCATCCGGACCTCGCCGCTGGACGGTGGATACCCCCGCTGTCCTTCGGACCGCGCCTCGCGCGGCTTGCCAACGCGCCGCGCAGGAGGGCCGCCGACATCCCCGAGGACCTCCTGGTCGACGAGATCGCCGTACCCGGCGCCGATGGCGCGCCCGACGTGGGCGTCCGCCTGATCCGTCCGAGGACCCTGGTGGGGAAGGCACCCGCGCTCCTGTGGCTGCACGGCGGCGGCATGGTCCTCGGGACCAGTTCCCAGGACGACGCGACCAACTTCGCGTTCGCACGCACCCTCGGGATCACCGTCGCGTCCGTCGACTACCGGCTGTCGCCGCAGCACACCGCGCCGGCGGCCCTGGAGGACGCGTACGCGGCCCTGACCTGGCTCGCGACCCACGCGGAGGAGAAGGGCATCGATACCGATCGGATCGCGATCGGAGGACAGAGTGCCGGTGGAGGACTCGCAGCAGGTCTGGCGCTCCTCACCCATGACCGCGGCGGAGTCCGGCCCGCCTTCCAGTTGCTGGTGTACCCGATGATCGATGACCGGACCGTGGTGCGCACCGACGCAGATACCCGCCACGTACGGGTGTGGACCCCGGGCAGCAACCGCTTCGGCTGGACGTCGTACCTCGGCCGTGCCCCGGGTGGCCCCGGCGTGTCACCCTATGCGGCACCGGCCCGCCGGGAGGACCTCACCGGGCTGCCGCCGGCGTGGATCGGCGTGGGGTTCCTCGACCTCTTCTTCGATGAGGACACGACCTACGCGGCGAGGCTGCAGGAGGCAGGCGTGCCCTGCGAACTGGTCGTCGTGGACGGCGCGTTCCATGGTTTCGACACGCTCTTCGCCCGGAAGGGGGTCTCCCGGAGGTTCTGGCGGGCCCAGGCCGGTGCCCTGCGGAACGCACTGTCCACCCGGTAG
- a CDS encoding DNA alkylation repair protein has product MPEVLAGAPTVADVLAELAALEDPRIRAVNEKHGDDHGVNLTSVRALAKRLGTRHDLARELWATSDTAAQLVALLICRPKSFEHDELDAMLRQARSPKVHDWLVNYVVKKNPHAERLRLEWTADPDPVVASAGWALTSERVVRTPEGLDLSGLLDTIEAGMKEAPDRLQWAMNHTLAQIGIGHEAQRARALDIGERLEVLKDYPTPPNCTSPFAPSWITEMVSRQERA; this is encoded by the coding sequence ATGCCGGAGGTGCTGGCGGGAGCGCCGACGGTGGCCGACGTGCTGGCGGAGCTGGCGGCGCTCGAGGACCCGCGGATACGCGCGGTGAACGAGAAGCACGGTGACGACCACGGGGTGAACCTCACCTCGGTGCGCGCGCTCGCGAAGCGGTTGGGGACCCGGCACGATCTCGCCCGAGAGCTCTGGGCCACGTCCGACACCGCCGCGCAACTCGTGGCGCTGCTGATCTGCAGGCCGAAGTCCTTCGAGCACGACGAACTCGACGCCATGCTGCGCCAGGCACGCTCGCCGAAGGTGCACGACTGGTTGGTGAACTACGTGGTGAAGAAGAACCCGCACGCCGAACGGCTCCGCCTCGAGTGGACGGCCGATCCGGACCCCGTCGTTGCCAGTGCGGGCTGGGCTCTCACCAGCGAGCGCGTGGTCAGGACACCCGAGGGCCTCGACCTGTCCGGGCTGCTGGACACCATCGAGGCCGGCATGAAGGAAGCACCGGACCGCCTGCAGTGGGCCATGAACCACACGCTCGCGCAGATCGGGATCGGACACGAGGCGCAGCGGGCCAGGGCCCTCGACATCGGAGAACGGCTGGAGGTCCTGAAGGACTACCCGACGCCGCCCAACTGCACCTCGCCCTTCGCGCCGAGCTGGATCACCGAGATGGTGAGCCGGCAGGAACGGGCATGA
- the gntK gene encoding gluconate kinase has protein sequence MTPGAAPVEPVVIGVDLGTTNTKAVAFRTDGTLEASHSAGYPLDEPHPGQAVQDPQLILAAVLESVREVVRQVGAQRVAGLSFSAAMHSLIGLSPTGEPLTEVVTWADTRSRVQAERLRASVGGLALHRRTGTPVHPMSPLPKLVWFREQEPKLCESIGFWVGIKEFVLLQICGALVVDHSIASATGLMNMSTLAWDEEALALAGVQPEQLPEIVPTTTVLPALTDDAAAAMGLPGTTPVVVGAADGPLANLGVGAVRPGVAACSIGTSGALRVAVDRPAVDPLGGVFCYALTSTRWVVGGAINNGGVVLGWAGDAIAPDLAEPPEEELLALAARVAPGSGGLLMLPYLLSERAPHWSSLPRGAYIGLTRAHRREHLVRAALEGVCLQLALVLHSMRSAGLDVTQVRATGGVMRSPLWRQLLADTFGMPIEFAHGQEGSGFGAALLGMEALGLIESIDVVADMVEIEETVRPQPAAAAVYASLLPVFAELYDALVPAFTSLRRLAPSLPIELDPGAPTGPAPSGPPQ, from the coding sequence ATGACTCCGGGAGCAGCTCCGGTCGAACCGGTCGTGATCGGCGTCGACCTCGGCACCACCAATACGAAGGCGGTCGCGTTCCGGACGGACGGCACGCTCGAAGCGTCGCATTCGGCGGGTTATCCGCTCGACGAGCCCCACCCGGGGCAGGCGGTCCAGGACCCGCAGCTCATCCTGGCCGCGGTGCTCGAGTCGGTCCGTGAGGTCGTGCGCCAGGTGGGCGCCCAGCGCGTGGCAGGTCTCTCGTTCAGCGCGGCGATGCACAGTCTCATCGGGCTCTCCCCGACCGGGGAACCGCTCACCGAGGTCGTCACGTGGGCCGACACCCGGTCGCGTGTCCAGGCCGAACGCCTGCGTGCATCGGTCGGCGGACTCGCCCTGCACCGGCGCACGGGCACCCCGGTGCACCCGATGTCCCCGCTCCCGAAACTCGTCTGGTTCCGCGAGCAGGAACCGAAGTTGTGCGAGAGCATCGGGTTCTGGGTCGGCATCAAGGAATTCGTGCTGCTGCAGATCTGCGGCGCACTGGTGGTGGACCACTCGATCGCCTCCGCGACCGGCCTGATGAACATGAGCACCCTGGCGTGGGACGAGGAGGCGCTCGCGCTCGCAGGCGTCCAGCCCGAGCAGTTGCCGGAGATCGTCCCCACCACGACCGTGCTGCCCGCCCTCACGGACGACGCCGCTGCGGCCATGGGCCTGCCCGGCACGACGCCCGTCGTGGTCGGTGCCGCGGACGGCCCCCTCGCGAACCTCGGCGTGGGCGCCGTGCGCCCCGGCGTGGCGGCCTGCTCGATCGGTACCAGCGGCGCGCTGCGCGTCGCGGTCGACCGCCCCGCGGTGGATCCGCTCGGCGGTGTGTTCTGCTATGCGCTGACGTCCACCCGGTGGGTGGTCGGCGGCGCGATCAACAACGGCGGGGTGGTGCTCGGGTGGGCCGGTGACGCGATCGCCCCCGACCTGGCCGAGCCCCCCGAGGAGGAACTGCTGGCCCTGGCAGCGCGGGTGGCCCCCGGATCGGGCGGGCTGCTGATGCTCCCGTACCTGCTCAGCGAGCGGGCGCCCCACTGGAGCTCGCTGCCTCGCGGCGCCTACATCGGGCTCACCAGGGCGCACCGCAGGGAGCACCTCGTGCGGGCGGCGCTCGAAGGTGTCTGTCTCCAACTGGCGCTGGTGCTGCATTCGATGCGTTCCGCAGGGCTCGACGTCACCCAGGTCCGCGCGACCGGGGGTGTCATGCGCAGCCCCCTCTGGCGCCAGCTCCTCGCCGACACGTTCGGGATGCCGATCGAATTCGCGCACGGGCAGGAGGGCTCGGGCTTCGGCGCGGCGCTGCTCGGGATGGAGGCTCTCGGTCTCATCGAGTCGATCGACGTCGTCGCCGACATGGTCGAGATCGAGGAGACCGTGCGCCCCCAGCCGGCCGCCGCCGCGGTCTACGCCTCCCTGCTGCCGGTCTTCGCCGAGCTGTACGACGCCCTCGTCCCGGCCTTCACGTCCCTGCGCCGGCTCGCCCCGTCGCTACCGATCGAACTCGACCCCGGCGCTCCCACCGGCCCCGCCCCGTCCGGTCCGCCGCAGTGA
- a CDS encoding L-idonate 5-dehydrogenase translates to MRALVINGKLDLVEAELPTPEPGPGQVRLRMAFGGVCGSDLHYYTEGANGEYVVREPLVPGHEVSGTVDSDPSGDLAPGTPVTVHPATFGRPEHGIEDRRHLWPGGAYLGSASTWPHTQGGMSEFLLVDRHMVRPLPAGLPLRRAALAEPLAVALHGITVAGGVRGKRVLVSGSGPIGLLAVAACLAEGAAEVVATDVLPGPLERARRLGAHGTVQVGAEEIPALAFDVVLECSGVASAVSAALSAARRAGIVVQVGMVPNEPRNISLAPLISKELQLRGAFRFDDEIDRAIELLDGIPGIEDVITHEVPAGRALEAFAVARDSETSGKVVISLWHGER, encoded by the coding sequence ATGAGAGCCCTCGTCATCAACGGCAAGCTCGACCTCGTCGAGGCCGAGCTCCCGACGCCCGAGCCCGGTCCGGGCCAGGTCCGGCTCCGGATGGCCTTCGGAGGCGTCTGTGGATCCGACCTCCACTACTACACCGAAGGCGCCAACGGGGAGTACGTCGTGCGCGAGCCGCTCGTCCCCGGCCACGAGGTGTCGGGCACCGTGGACTCCGACCCGTCCGGCGACCTTGCTCCCGGTACGCCGGTGACCGTCCATCCCGCGACGTTCGGGCGTCCCGAGCACGGCATCGAGGATCGCAGGCACCTGTGGCCCGGGGGCGCCTATCTCGGCAGCGCCTCGACCTGGCCGCACACCCAGGGCGGGATGAGCGAGTTCCTCCTCGTCGACAGGCACATGGTGCGTCCGCTCCCGGCGGGACTGCCGCTGCGTCGGGCTGCCCTCGCCGAGCCGCTCGCCGTCGCCCTCCACGGGATTACGGTCGCCGGAGGGGTCCGGGGCAAGCGGGTCCTCGTGTCCGGTTCGGGGCCCATCGGTCTCCTCGCCGTCGCTGCCTGCCTCGCCGAAGGTGCCGCCGAGGTGGTGGCCACCGATGTGCTCCCCGGCCCCCTGGAGCGCGCCCGGCGCCTCGGGGCGCACGGCACCGTGCAGGTCGGCGCCGAGGAGATCCCCGCCCTGGCATTCGACGTCGTGCTGGAGTGTTCCGGCGTTGCGTCCGCCGTCAGCGCGGCCCTGTCGGCCGCCCGCCGGGCGGGCATCGTCGTCCAGGTGGGCATGGTCCCGAATGAACCCCGGAACATCAGTCTCGCCCCGCTGATCTCGAAGGAGCTCCAGCTCCGCGGGGCCTTCCGGTTCGACGACGAGATCGACCGGGCCATCGAACTGCTCGACGGCATCCCCGGGATCGAGGACGTCATCACGCACGAGGTCCCGGCCGGCCGGGCGCTCGAGGCCTTCGCCGTCGCCAGGGACTCCGAGACCTCCGGCAAGGTCGTCATCTCGCTGTGGCACGGCGAGCGATGA
- a CDS encoding gluconate 5-dehydrogenase: protein MTPDAFDITGRLALVTGSSRGLGYALATGLARAGARVIVHGRDAGALADAASSIGEATGTVPATTTFDVTDADEAARGVAALVAEHGVPDILVNNAGIQRRAPFNDFEPADWDDIVTTNLSSVFYVSRQVTRGMAERGSGKVINIGSVQSMLARQTIAPYSATKGGVAMLTKGMAADLARFNIQVNAISPGYFATEMNRALVEDEAFNSWVINRTPAQRWGRFEELVGTLVYLASDASTFVSGQNIFVDGGMTSVV, encoded by the coding sequence ATGACCCCGGACGCGTTCGACATCACCGGTCGGCTCGCACTGGTCACCGGTTCCTCGAGGGGCCTAGGGTATGCCCTCGCAACAGGTCTCGCCCGGGCCGGCGCCCGCGTGATCGTGCACGGACGAGACGCAGGGGCCCTGGCGGATGCGGCGTCGAGCATCGGTGAGGCGACGGGGACGGTGCCCGCCACCACGACCTTCGATGTCACGGACGCGGACGAGGCGGCTCGGGGTGTCGCCGCGCTCGTCGCCGAGCACGGGGTGCCGGACATCCTCGTCAACAACGCGGGCATCCAGCGGCGCGCACCGTTCAACGACTTCGAACCGGCCGACTGGGACGACATCGTCACGACGAACCTGTCGAGCGTCTTCTACGTCTCCCGGCAGGTCACCCGGGGCATGGCGGAGCGGGGCTCGGGCAAGGTGATCAACATCGGTTCGGTCCAGTCCATGCTCGCCCGCCAGACCATCGCGCCGTACTCGGCGACCAAGGGCGGGGTGGCCATGCTCACCAAGGGCATGGCTGCCGACCTGGCCCGGTTCAACATCCAGGTCAACGCCATCTCTCCGGGCTACTTCGCCACCGAGATGAACCGTGCGCTGGTCGAGGACGAGGCCTTCAACAGCTGGGTGATCAATCGCACCCCCGCCCAGCGGTGGGGGAGGTTCGAGGAGCTCGTCGGGACGCTCGTCTATCTCGCCTCCGATGCATCGACCTTCGTGTCCGGTCAGAACATCTTCGTCGACGGCGGGATGACATCCGTCGTGTGA
- a CDS encoding gluconate transporter, with translation MEDWTQTLGAGPLLGIAAGAVALILVLVIRFKVHAFLTLILVSLLTAFATGIPTSEIVTTLVTSFGTTLGSVALLIGLGAMLGKMIEHSGGARVLADKLVDVFGERRAPFALGLASLLMGFPIFFDAGLIVMLPIIFAVARRLGGTNVLLYGIPAATAFSVMHVFVPPHPGPVAATELYGSNLGIVLLIGVLIAFPVWYVTGYLWGRYVATKYILPVPALFGTLDSDQPTNPPKFSTVVAMLLLPLVLIFMNTGLDFLDAAGVVDAEEQTWVQVLSAIGSSPVALLISVLVATAVLGHRRGENGTALEKVLDSALGPVCSVILITGAGGMFGGVLRTSGIGDALSDSLSSIGLPIILAAYIIAVILRVAQGSATVALVTTAGLMAPAVLDGGFSPLQIAAITLASAAGSVFASHVNDSGFWLVGRLMGMDVKTTLKTWTVQQSLQSVAGFGLTLVVFWIG, from the coding sequence GTGGAAGATTGGACCCAAACGCTGGGCGCGGGACCCCTGCTGGGCATCGCGGCGGGCGCAGTCGCCCTGATCCTCGTCCTGGTCATTCGATTCAAGGTACACGCGTTCCTGACGCTGATCCTCGTGTCCCTCCTGACCGCCTTCGCCACGGGGATCCCCACGAGCGAGATCGTCACCACCCTGGTGACCAGCTTCGGTACCACCCTCGGTTCCGTCGCCCTGCTGATCGGGCTCGGGGCGATGCTCGGCAAGATGATCGAGCACAGCGGCGGGGCCCGGGTCCTCGCCGACAAGCTGGTCGACGTCTTCGGAGAACGGCGAGCCCCCTTCGCCCTCGGCCTGGCGTCCCTGCTCATGGGTTTCCCGATCTTCTTCGACGCAGGCCTGATCGTCATGCTGCCCATCATCTTCGCCGTCGCCCGCCGCCTGGGCGGCACCAATGTGCTGCTGTACGGCATCCCGGCCGCCACCGCCTTCTCCGTGATGCACGTCTTCGTCCCACCGCACCCCGGCCCTGTCGCAGCAACGGAGCTCTACGGATCGAACCTCGGCATCGTGCTCCTCATCGGTGTGCTGATCGCCTTCCCGGTCTGGTATGTCACGGGCTACCTGTGGGGCAGGTATGTCGCCACCAAGTACATCCTCCCGGTCCCGGCACTGTTCGGCACGCTCGACAGCGACCAGCCGACCAACCCGCCCAAGTTCTCCACCGTCGTCGCGATGCTGCTGCTGCCGCTGGTGCTCATCTTCATGAACACCGGCCTGGACTTCCTCGACGCCGCGGGCGTCGTCGACGCCGAGGAACAGACCTGGGTGCAGGTGCTGAGCGCCATCGGCTCGTCCCCGGTCGCGCTGCTCATCTCCGTCCTCGTCGCCACCGCGGTGCTGGGGCACCGGCGCGGCGAGAACGGCACCGCCCTCGAGAAGGTGCTCGACTCCGCACTGGGCCCGGTCTGCTCGGTCATCCTCATCACCGGCGCCGGCGGGATGTTCGGCGGCGTGCTCCGCACCTCCGGTATCGGTGACGCGCTCTCGGACTCCCTCTCCTCGATCGGGCTGCCGATCATCCTCGCCGCGTACATCATCGCCGTGATCCTCCGCGTGGCCCAGGGCTCCGCAACCGTGGCACTGGTCACCACCGCCGGACTCATGGCCCCCGCGGTGCTGGACGGAGGCTTCAGTCCCCTCCAGATCGCCGCCATCACCCTGGCCAGCGCCGCCGGGTCCGTGTTCGCCAGCCACGTCAACGACTCCGGCTTCTGGCTCGTCGGCCGGCTCATGGGCATGGACGTGAAGACCACGCTGAAGACCTGGACCGTCCAGCAGTCGCTCCAGTCCGTGGCCGGATTCGGGCTGACCCTCGTCGTCTTCTGGATCGGCTGA
- a CDS encoding transcriptional regulator: MRSTPSPAPAPVLHNAVLQRLGSEIAQGVRPAGSVITLARLEDEAGVSRTVIREVVRILESMGMVESRRRVGVTVLPVAAWNVLDPQLIRWRLVGPERVTQLHRLTEMRLALEPTAARLAASRATPETAAELVELATRLRVLGEAGRGHEQPYLDADIAFHALLLAASGNDMIASLHGIVTEVLAGRTDLGLSPADPAPVSFDNHEGVARAIADRNEDLAEEYARAVVLEVWHELGDL, encoded by the coding sequence ATGCGCAGTACTCCCTCCCCCGCACCTGCTCCCGTGCTGCACAACGCCGTCCTCCAGCGTCTGGGCAGCGAGATCGCCCAGGGCGTCCGGCCGGCCGGGAGCGTCATCACGCTCGCGCGGCTGGAGGACGAGGCCGGAGTGTCCAGGACGGTCATCCGCGAGGTGGTCCGGATCCTCGAGTCCATGGGCATGGTCGAATCCCGTCGGCGGGTGGGTGTGACCGTCCTCCCTGTCGCCGCCTGGAACGTCCTGGACCCCCAGCTGATCCGCTGGCGGCTCGTGGGGCCGGAACGCGTGACCCAGTTGCACCGGTTGACCGAGATGCGGCTCGCCCTCGAACCGACCGCTGCCCGCCTGGCCGCGAGCAGGGCGACGCCCGAGACCGCCGCCGAACTGGTCGAGCTCGCCACCCGCCTGCGGGTCCTCGGCGAGGCGGGCCGGGGCCACGAGCAGCCCTACCTCGACGCCGACATCGCCTTCCACGCACTGCTGCTGGCGGCGAGCGGCAACGACATGATCGCGTCCCTGCACGGGATCGTGACCGAGGTGCTTGCGGGCCGCACCGACCTCGGCCTCTCACCGGCCGATCCGGCGCCCGTCTCGTTCGACAACCATGAAGGCGTCGCCCGCGCCATCGCCGACCGGAACGAGGACCTGGCGGAGGAGTACGCACGGGCCGTCGTCCTGGAGGTCTGGCACGAACTGGGCGACCTCTGA